In Kiritimatiellales bacterium, the following are encoded in one genomic region:
- a CDS encoding zinc ribbon domain-containing protein, with protein MVLEAVVFQSTTSTGVFAVFGQMFRLAILFSITVGVWRKFVKHKEIPDDSRSAPVNGDENAEAMSFDGIEDVETFPEQKKNCSFCGVSNFSSARFCESCGAGFFQKCPDCEEETYADQKYCIVCGADKEGFLIAQQILENMLKAEAQKNLQQVIEESEKINGIQLSGPKGEKLKARIEQMSQRAQKILSRCKEMEIKVEKGCSSLTGNNCDQLLYLLNEYEYLMPLPERLQVLKTDVLSRCAIKRKKEIKTMGILIAIVGLLVLGIYYFSLPFFYIGEFRNAIARRQIERAQTLAAKVGDRYDTSGELNSLKNFISAKTQYTSISNDVEQVKKFYVSEWNIVRGLITEAERLGDLQKSAVLYEQASARILNAVEQINEMFGAKERCEQINGIDLIKVFYGSEWRVIQELTEEAEAFDDPQKGIILYEQISVRIANAIEQVNEMLVAKERCEKIFENTAINQNLVRKYAPKEWADAQSLLATAKKNIKPQAMIENYNSAEQLLRSAINKTKQTPVVVVLTCNAQDFAVFENGKKLKC; from the coding sequence ATGGTGCTGGAGGCGGTTGTCTTTCAGAGCACTACATCTACCGGGGTATTCGCCGTATTTGGTCAGATGTTTCGTCTGGCGATACTTTTTTCCATAACCGTCGGCGTTTGGCGGAAATTCGTAAAACATAAAGAGATTCCGGATGACAGCAGATCTGCCCCTGTTAACGGAGATGAAAATGCTGAAGCAATGTCATTTGATGGCATAGAAGATGTTGAGACTTTTCCTGAACAAAAAAAGAATTGCTCCTTTTGTGGTGTAAGCAATTTTTCAAGCGCACGATTTTGCGAATCTTGCGGAGCCGGGTTTTTTCAAAAGTGCCCGGATTGTGAGGAAGAAACCTATGCAGATCAAAAATATTGTATTGTTTGCGGCGCGGATAAGGAGGGTTTCCTCATAGCGCAACAAATTTTGGAAAATATGCTGAAAGCCGAAGCGCAAAAAAATTTACAGCAAGTGATTGAAGAAAGTGAAAAAATAAATGGCATCCAGCTTTCAGGGCCAAAAGGGGAAAAGTTAAAAGCACGAATTGAGCAGATGTCTCAACGGGCACAAAAGATTCTTTCGCGATGTAAAGAAATGGAAATAAAAGTAGAAAAAGGCTGTTCTTCGCTTACGGGAAATAATTGTGATCAGTTGTTATATTTATTAAACGAATATGAGTATCTGATGCCTTTGCCTGAAAGGTTGCAGGTGTTAAAAACGGATGTTTTGTCTCGCTGTGCAATCAAACGGAAAAAAGAAATCAAAACGATGGGAATCCTCATTGCGATTGTGGGATTGCTTGTGCTGGGCATTTATTATTTTTCATTGCCTTTTTTTTATATAGGCGAATTTCGCAATGCAATTGCGCGTCGACAGATCGAGCGAGCGCAGACTTTGGCTGCAAAAGTGGGTGACCGATATGATACTTCAGGGGAACTCAACTCATTAAAAAATTTCATTAGTGCAAAAACACAATATACCAGCATCAGTAATGATGTCGAACAGGTTAAAAAATTTTACGTGTCCGAATGGAATATTGTTCGGGGATTAATAACAGAAGCAGAACGCCTCGGCGACCTGCAAAAAAGCGCAGTTTTATATGAACAGGCTTCTGCCCGAATATTGAATGCAGTAGAACAAATCAACGAAATGTTTGGGGCGAAAGAACGATGTGAACAAATCAACGGTATAGATTTAATTAAGGTATTCTATGGGTCTGAATGGCGTGTTATTCAGGAATTAACAGAGGAAGCAGAAGCATTTGATGATCCGCAAAAAGGGATAATTTTATATGAACAAATATCGGTTCGAATAGCGAATGCTATAGAGCAAGTTAATGAAATGCTTGTAGCTAAAGAACGGTGTGAGAAAATATTTGAAAATACAGCTATTAATCAAAATCTCGTGCGAAAATATGCTCCGAAGGAATGGGCGGACGCTCAATCCTTATTAGCAACAGCCAAGAAAAATATAAAGCCTCAAGCTATGATTGAAAACTACAATTCTGCAGAACAACTGCTTCGTTCCGCTATTAACAAAACAAAACAGACTCCAGTTGTTGTTGTACTTACTTGTAATGCACAAGATTTCGCGGTTTTTGAAAATGGCAAAAAACTAAAGTGTTGA
- a CDS encoding DUF1566 domain-containing protein yields the protein MAPFTEHVLTFQATGYTSTTITIDGKDPGYQSFLKVELKKIIPVGGDPSAIDWEVIDSRWIKNIYSNREITMSDTVTEKMWLYDLNRMHWGFWRDAVTDCENFSYAGYTNWRLPNRDELVNQVSQKRLFVGVKSGYLYWSKTTGIYYYPISRSKDDGAWCVDMSNGSSRCDTLLSMHYIWPVRDINSQKAPVPWW from the coding sequence TTGGCTCCATTTACTGAACATGTTTTAACATTTCAAGCGACAGGATATACAAGTACAACGATAACCATTGATGGCAAAGATCCTGGATATCAATCGTTTCTAAAGGTAGAATTAAAAAAAATAATACCCGTCGGTGGTGATCCAAGCGCGATTGACTGGGAAGTTATTGATTCTCGTTGGATAAAAAATATTTATTCTAACAGGGAAATTACAATGAGCGACACGGTTACAGAAAAAATGTGGCTGTATGATTTGAATCGTATGCATTGGGGATTTTGGCGCGATGCCGTTACGGATTGTGAAAATTTCTCGTACGCCGGATATACTAATTGGCGTTTGCCGAATAGAGATGAATTGGTGAATCAAGTTAGTCAAAAACGATTGTTTGTTGGTGTGAAGAGTGGTTATTTGTATTGGTCTAAAACAACAGGCATCTATTATTACCCGATAAGCAGATCTAAAGATGATGGCGCATGGTGTGTTGATATGAGCAATGGTTCTTCGCGTTGCGATACATTATTAAGCATGCATTATATATGGCCTGTTAGGGATATAAATTCACAAAAAGCACCTGTGCCATGGTGGTAA
- a CDS encoding class I tRNA ligase family protein, with translation MLKNSFRIFAGSSEQAKAVFRDAIEKVVILISPFAPHIAEELWKELGYTGGVLSAEWPEFIEAALHRDTIQMALQVNGKVRGQLTVPSAATKEEIEQLAIADPVVLKWTEGKTIRKVIVVPGRLVNVAVS, from the coding sequence GTGCTGAAAAACAGCTTCAGAATTTTTGCCGGCAGTTCTGAACAGGCCAAAGCGGTATTCCGTGATGCCATCGAAAAAGTGGTCATCCTCATTTCACCGTTTGCACCGCACATCGCCGAAGAACTGTGGAAAGAACTCGGCTATACCGGCGGCGTTCTCAGCGCCGAATGGCCGGAATTCATAGAAGCCGCGCTGCACCGCGACACCATACAAATGGCACTGCAGGTCAACGGCAAAGTCCGTGGACAGCTCACCGTCCCGTCCGCCGCCACCAAAGAAGAGATCGAACAGCTCGCTATTGCCGATCCCGTCGTCCTCAAATGGACCGAAGGCAAAACCATCCGCAAAGTCATCGTCGTTCCCGGACGACTGGTGAATGTTGCGGTGAGCTAA